One window from the genome of Choloepus didactylus isolate mChoDid1 chromosome 2, mChoDid1.pri, whole genome shotgun sequence encodes:
- the NUAK2 gene encoding NUAK family SNF1-like kinase 2, translating to MRLFGATVCSSSARERCARASNFPRAADSLPAVAVLPLAMESLAFPRRPDPPPSAAASLTAELALPLAHGLIKSPKPLMKKQAVKRHHHKHNLRHRYEFLETLGKGTYGKVKKARESSGRLVAIKSIRKDRIKDEQDLMHIRREIEIMSSLNHPHIIAIHEVFENSSKIVIVMEYASRGDLYDYISERPRLSERDARHFFRQIVSAVYYCHQNGVVHRDLKLENILLDASGNIKIADFGLSNLYHQDKFLQTFCGSPLYASPEIINGKPYTGPEVDSWSLGVLLYILVHGTMPFDGQDHKTLVKQISNGAYREPPKPSDACGLIRWLLMVNPTRRATLEDVVSHWWVNWGYATRVWEQEALHEGGHPCGDSARASVTDWLRRSSRPLLENGAKVCSFFKQHAPGGGGTAPGLERQHSLKKSRKENDMAQSLQGDLADNAAPRPGQGILKLPKSILKKKSSVSSEGTQEDPHELSPTLVSPGQAAPLLPKKSILKKSRQRESGYYSSPEPSESGELLDAGDVFVSSDPLEQKNPQASGLLQRKGILKHNGKFSRTATQLAAPTTFGSLDELASPRPVARASRPSGAVSEDSILSSESFDQLDLPERLPEPPLRGCVSVDNLMGLEEPPSEGPGGHLRRWRRDPLGDSCFSLTDCQEVTEAYRQALGGCSKLS from the exons ATGCGGCTCTTTGGTGCGACTGTGTGTTCCTCGTCCGCGCGAGAGCGGTGTGCTCGGGCTTCTAACTTTCCCCGCGCAGCCGATTCCCTTCCCGCGGTCGCTGTCCTCCCGCTCGCCATGGAGTCCTTGGCCTTTCCCCGGCGCCCGGACCCGCCTCCCTCGGCCGCCGCCAGCCTGACCGCGGAGCTCGCCCTGCCCCTGGCCCACGGGCTCATCAAGTCGCCGAAGCCTCTGATGAAGAAGCAGGCGGTGAAGCGGCACCACCACAAGCACAACCTGCGGCACCGCTACGAGTTCCTGGAGACCCTGGGCAAGGGCACCTACGGGAAGGTGAAGAAGGCGCGGGAGAGCTCCGGGCGCTTG GTGGCCATCAAATCAATCCGGAAAGACAGAATCAAAGATGAGCAAGATCTAATGCACATTCGGCGGGAGATTGAGATCATGTCGTCTCTCAACCATCCCCACATCATTGCCATCCATGAAG TGTTTGAGAACAGCAGCAAGATTGTGATCGTCATGGAGTACGCCAGCCGGGGCGACCTGTATGACTACATCAGCGAGCGGCCACGGCTCAGCGAGCGTGACGCCCGCCATTTCTTCCGGCAGATCGTCTCCGCCGTGTACTATTGCCACCAA AATGGGGTGGTTCACCGAGATCTCAAGCTGGAGAACATCCTCTTAGATGCCAGTGGAAATATCAAG ATTGCTGACTTCGGCCTGTCCAACCTATACCACCAAGACAAGTTCCTGCAGACATTCTGTGGGAGTCCCCTCTATGCCTCCCCCGAGATCATCAATGGGAAGCCCTACACGGGCCCAGAG gTGGACAGCTGGTCCCTGGGTGTCCTCCTCTACATCCTGGTGCATGGCACCATGCCCTTTGACGGGCAGGACCACAAGACGCTGGTGAAGCAGATCAGCAATGGGGCGTACCGGGAGCCGCCTAAACCCTCTG ATGCCTGTGGCCTGATCCGGTGGCTGTTAATGGTGAACCCTACCCGCCGAGCCACCCTAGAGGATGTGGTGAGCCATTGGTGGGTCAACTGGGGCTACGCCACCCGAGTGTGGGAGCAGGAGGCCCTGCACGAGGGTGGGCACCCTTGCGGCGACTCTGCCCGGGCCTCCGTAACTGACTGGCTGCGGCGTTCCTCCCGCCCCCTCCTGGAGAACGGCGCCAAGGTGTGCAGCTTCTTCAAGCAGCACGCTCCCGGAGGTGGGGGTACGGCACCGGGCCTGGAGCGGCAGCATTCACTCAAGAAGTCCCGCAAGGAGAATGACATGGCCCAGTCTCTCCAGGGGGACCTGGCTGACAACGCTGCCCCTCGCCCTGGCCAGGGCATTCTCAAGCTGCCTAAGAGCATTCTCAAAAAGAAGTCATCTGTCTCCTCAGAGGGGACGCAGGAGGACCCCCACGAGCTCAGCCCCACCCTTGTGAGCCCAGGGCAGGCTGCCCCCCTGCTTCCCAAGAAGAGCATCCTCAAGAAGTCCCGGCAGCGGGAGTCAGGCTACTACTCCTCTCCCGAACCCAGTGAGTCTGGGGAGCTTCTGGATGCCGGTGACGTGTTTGTGAGCAGTGACCCCCTAGAGCAGAAAAACCCCCAGGCCTCGGGGCTGCTCCAGCGCAAGGGTATCCTCAAACACAATGGCAAGTTCTCCCGCACGGCCACTCAGCTCGCAGCTCCTACCACCTTCGGCTCCTTGGATGAGCTGGCCTCACCACGCCCTGTGGCCCGGGCCAGCCGTCCCTCCGGAGCAGTGAGCGAGGACAGTATCCTGTCCTCCGAGTCCTTTGACCAACTGGACTTGCCTGAACGGTTGCCTGAGCCCCCTTTGCGGGGCTGTGTGTCTGTGGATAATCTCATGGGACTGGAGGAGCCCCCTTCAGAGGGCCCCGGGGGCCATCTGAGGCGCTGGCGGCGGGACCCCCTGGGAGATAGCTGCTTTTCCCTGACGGACTGCCAGGAGGTGACAGAGGCCTACCGACAGGCGCTGGGGGGCTGCTCTAAGCTCAGCTGA